The following coding sequences lie in one Arthrobacter sp. SLBN-122 genomic window:
- a CDS encoding aminotransferase class I/II-fold pyridoxal phosphate-dependent enzyme: protein MGQNELDQNQAPVIDALAEHQKLGRYGFTPPAHRQGRGVDPRVLEVLGEQSFKADVVASSGLDDRKSSNGYLSTAEELLAAAVGADKAFFSTCGSSLSIKAAILAVTRGEGDLLISRDAHKSVVSGLVLSGLQPRWIKPRWDDELKMSHPPAPETVEEMWQRYPDASAALIVSPTPYGTCADLEAIVEICHKRGKPLIVDEAWGAQLPFHPDTPTWAMDAGADICVVSVHKMGLGFEQGSIFHLQGNLVDPIRLNQCADVLSTTSANTLIYGAMDGWRRQMVQEGKAMIDRALDLARRVRKEIEALPGLHVLEDELVHEEASHDLDILHILIDVSQLGISGYQATDWMRENCRIDLGTNDHRRTEAVISVSDDDETADKLLSGLRALVDAAPSLPRPPAVVIPKEEDLFLETVMLPRDAFFGPVEVIPIEESPGRIAAEMATPYPPGVPLLLPGERINQAAIDYLRSGVEAGMVLPDPADPTLKTIRVVREVPHEHEQ, encoded by the coding sequence TTGGGCCAGAATGAATTGGACCAGAACCAGGCACCAGTGATTGACGCGCTGGCGGAACACCAGAAGCTGGGCCGGTACGGCTTCACGCCGCCGGCGCACCGCCAGGGACGGGGCGTGGACCCGCGCGTGCTGGAGGTGCTGGGGGAGCAAAGCTTCAAGGCCGACGTCGTTGCCTCCTCAGGACTGGACGACCGCAAGTCTTCCAACGGCTACCTGTCCACGGCTGAAGAACTGCTGGCGGCCGCCGTCGGCGCTGACAAGGCCTTCTTCTCCACCTGCGGCAGTTCGCTCTCCATCAAGGCGGCCATCCTGGCCGTGACGCGCGGTGAGGGGGACCTGCTGATCAGCCGTGACGCCCACAAATCGGTGGTGTCCGGCCTGGTGCTGTCCGGGCTGCAGCCCCGCTGGATCAAGCCGCGCTGGGACGACGAGCTGAAGATGAGCCACCCGCCGGCACCGGAAACGGTGGAGGAGATGTGGCAGCGCTACCCGGACGCCTCCGCGGCCCTGATCGTGAGCCCCACCCCGTACGGAACGTGCGCAGACCTCGAAGCCATTGTTGAGATCTGCCACAAGCGGGGGAAGCCGCTGATCGTGGACGAGGCGTGGGGCGCGCAGCTGCCCTTCCACCCGGACACCCCAACATGGGCGATGGATGCCGGTGCGGACATCTGCGTGGTCAGCGTGCACAAGATGGGGCTGGGTTTTGAACAGGGGTCGATCTTCCACCTCCAGGGCAACCTGGTGGACCCAATCCGGCTCAACCAGTGCGCCGACGTTCTCTCCACCACCAGCGCCAACACCCTGATCTATGGGGCCATGGACGGGTGGCGGCGGCAGATGGTGCAGGAGGGCAAGGCCATGATCGACCGGGCCCTGGACCTTGCCCGCCGGGTCCGGAAGGAGATTGAGGCGCTCCCCGGGCTGCACGTCCTGGAGGATGAACTGGTCCACGAGGAAGCCTCCCACGACCTGGACATCCTGCACATCCTGATCGACGTTTCCCAGCTGGGCATCAGCGGCTACCAGGCCACGGACTGGATGCGGGAAAACTGCCGGATCGACCTCGGCACCAACGACCACCGGCGGACGGAGGCGGTCATTTCCGTTTCCGACGATGACGAAACAGCGGACAAGCTGCTCAGCGGCCTGCGCGCGCTGGTTGATGCCGCGCCGTCCCTGCCCCGGCCACCCGCCGTCGTCATTCCCAAGGAAGAGGACCTCTTCCTGGAAACCGTGATGCTGCCCCGCGACGCCTTCTTCGGGCCCGTGGAAGTCATTCCCATTGAGGAATCGCCAGGCAGGATCGCGGCGGAAATGGCCACCCCCTACCCGCCCGGCGTGCCGCTGCTGCTGCCCGGCGAACGGATCAACCAGGCGGCCATCGATTACCTCAGGAGCGGCGTGGAAGCAGGAATGGTCCTGCCGGACCCTGCCGACCCCACCCTGAAGACCATTCGTGTGGTCCGGGAAGTACCTCATGAACATGAGCAGTAG
- a CDS encoding gamma-glutamyl-gamma-aminobutyrate hydrolase family protein — METTDAVVKPVIGLSTYLEQAGTAGCGGVSAAFLPETYLAPIIAAGGIPALLPPQPVAAGVIEVLVSRLDGLLIPGGWDVDPALYGQEPHPATDQPRPERDAWEQALIREAIRQDIPLLCICRGEQLLNVTLGGTLHQHLPEVVGHGQHQLGGFQYNRIPVEVRPESQLSQLIGADVQMVPVAHHQAVDKLGDGLVASAWTEEQVVEAIEYPAATFALGIQWHPEELTEDYALFQGFVEAARAKYLTRLRPAAASSVAAAPASFLQDSTPAMSVHPEAF, encoded by the coding sequence ATGGAAACCACGGACGCCGTCGTAAAGCCCGTCATCGGCCTAAGCACCTACCTTGAGCAGGCGGGTACTGCCGGCTGTGGTGGCGTCAGCGCCGCGTTCCTGCCGGAAACCTACCTTGCCCCCATCATCGCCGCCGGCGGCATCCCCGCGCTGCTTCCGCCGCAGCCTGTGGCGGCAGGGGTAATCGAAGTGCTGGTAAGCCGGCTTGACGGACTGCTGATCCCCGGCGGCTGGGACGTGGATCCTGCACTGTACGGCCAGGAACCCCACCCCGCCACCGACCAGCCGCGGCCCGAACGCGACGCCTGGGAACAGGCCCTGATCCGCGAGGCCATCCGCCAGGACATTCCTCTGCTGTGCATCTGCCGCGGTGAGCAGCTCCTGAACGTCACCCTCGGCGGCACCCTGCACCAGCACCTGCCGGAAGTGGTTGGCCACGGCCAGCACCAGCTGGGCGGCTTCCAGTACAACCGGATCCCGGTGGAAGTGCGGCCTGAGTCGCAGCTCTCACAGCTCATCGGGGCCGACGTCCAGATGGTTCCCGTTGCCCACCACCAGGCAGTGGACAAGCTCGGAGACGGCCTGGTTGCCTCGGCCTGGACAGAAGAGCAGGTGGTGGAAGCGATTGAATACCCCGCAGCCACGTTCGCCCTTGGCATCCAGTGGCACCCCGAGGAGCTCACCGAGGACTACGCGCTGTTCCAGGGGTTCGTCGAAGCAGCCCGGGCCAAGTACCTGACCCGCCTGCGCCCGGCAGCGGCGTCATCTGTTGCAGCTGCGCCGGCTTCATTTCTGCAGGATTCGACGCCGGCAATGTCCGTTCACCCGGAAGCCTTCTGA
- a CDS encoding carboxylate-amine ligase, which yields MTRRVGVEEEFLVVDPADGHPVALGSLLQRAAEYPNLSSEMKQEQIETCTLPRLTLADIARDITAGRRNADALARQAGARVAALATSPLSVDSTVAPGERYGQLMQRYGLTAVEQLTCGCHVHVEIESDEEGVAILDRIRVWLPVLQALASNSPFWNGTDSGYAGYRSQAWNRWPTTGPTEIFGSAAAYHSNVRQILSSGVPLDKASLYFDARLSDRHPTVEVRVADVCLFADDAVLVAALVRALAETAARQWRDGVSPAPVPTAQLRLACWQASRFGLETDLLDPVEGMPRPASDVLAALLDHVRPVLEEQDELATVELLLFQVMARGTGAAAQREWFGRSGNLPAMIAQAVDTTALPATSVRGQAVPARRRRQSTKLLQGNAPGPTQGGTPQLDNQTL from the coding sequence ATGACGCGCAGGGTAGGTGTTGAAGAAGAATTCCTTGTCGTCGATCCTGCCGACGGCCATCCTGTTGCGCTGGGCAGCCTTCTGCAGCGCGCCGCGGAATACCCCAACCTCAGCAGTGAAATGAAGCAGGAACAGATTGAAACCTGCACCCTGCCCCGGCTGACCTTGGCGGATATCGCCCGCGACATCACGGCGGGACGCAGGAATGCCGATGCCCTGGCGCGGCAGGCCGGAGCCAGGGTGGCTGCGCTCGCAACGTCCCCGCTGTCCGTCGACTCCACGGTGGCACCGGGTGAACGGTACGGCCAGTTGATGCAGCGGTACGGGCTGACCGCCGTGGAACAGCTGACCTGCGGCTGCCACGTGCATGTGGAAATTGAATCGGATGAGGAAGGCGTGGCCATCCTGGACCGTATCCGGGTCTGGCTGCCGGTCCTGCAGGCACTCGCCTCGAACTCGCCGTTCTGGAATGGAACGGATTCGGGCTACGCAGGCTACCGCTCCCAGGCGTGGAACCGGTGGCCAACCACGGGGCCGACCGAGATCTTCGGATCCGCCGCTGCCTACCACTCAAACGTCAGGCAGATCCTGTCCTCCGGCGTCCCGCTGGACAAGGCAAGCCTCTACTTCGACGCACGGCTCAGCGACCGGCACCCCACCGTTGAGGTCCGGGTGGCTGATGTCTGCCTGTTCGCGGACGACGCGGTCCTGGTGGCCGCGCTGGTCCGGGCATTGGCGGAAACCGCCGCCAGGCAGTGGCGCGACGGCGTGTCCCCGGCCCCCGTGCCCACCGCCCAGTTGCGTCTCGCGTGCTGGCAGGCCAGCCGGTTCGGGCTGGAGACGGACCTGCTGGATCCCGTTGAGGGGATGCCACGGCCCGCGTCCGATGTGCTGGCGGCCCTGCTGGACCATGTCCGTCCAGTGCTGGAAGAGCAGGACGAACTGGCCACCGTGGAGTTGCTGCTGTTCCAAGTGATGGCCAGGGGGACCGGGGCAGCTGCCCAGCGGGAATGGTTCGGCCGGTCCGGAAACCTTCCCGCCATGATCGCCCAGGCCGTCGACACCACGGCCCTGCCTGCAACGTCCGTCCGGGGGCAGGCTGTGCCCGCCCGCCGGCGCAGGCAATCCACCAAGCTGCTGCAGGGGAACGCCCCCGGGCCCACCCAGGGTGGCACACCGCAGCTGGACAACCAGACTCTGTAA
- a CDS encoding VOC family protein, with the protein MSCRISELVLNCADPELLARFWSDVLGYVEIDREDGAIEIGPPDAGFGGLQPTIFLSPSSNPRVGRLPLHIDVNPVDRDQDAELERLLALGARPADVGQAGDEQWHVLQDPEGNEFCLLRKRLDPIT; encoded by the coding sequence ATGTCATGCCGCATCAGCGAACTGGTCCTGAACTGTGCCGACCCGGAACTGCTCGCGCGGTTCTGGAGCGATGTCCTGGGGTATGTGGAGATCGACCGGGAGGACGGAGCGATCGAGATCGGGCCGCCCGACGCCGGCTTCGGCGGCCTGCAGCCCACCATCTTCCTGAGCCCCAGCAGCAATCCGCGGGTGGGAAGGCTCCCGCTGCATATCGACGTCAACCCGGTGGACCGGGACCAGGACGCGGAGCTGGAACGCCTGCTGGCCCTCGGCGCGAGGCCGGCCGACGTGGGGCAGGCCGGCGATGAGCAATGGCACGTGCTGCAGGACCCCGAAGGAAATGAATTCTGTCTCCTGCGCAAGCGGCTCGATCCCATAACCTGA
- a CDS encoding PAS and ANTAR domain-containing protein codes for MWSKLDAYLFPLPAAAVCPSGTFELDVASGNMQWSEGMFGIHGLRPGDVVPTFEVLMAHKHPVDREPVRALWADLLEGGGQGALLHRIMDARGRERRVFSAIQAVAAPSGRVEQARGFMVDVTQSLRIESQHAASEAIEGAFGHKAVIEQAKGMVMALRSLDAEAAFQVLATRSQHANVKLHLVAEELISAAANGKAREVLEGY; via the coding sequence ATGTGGTCGAAGTTGGATGCGTACCTCTTCCCGCTGCCCGCTGCCGCGGTCTGTCCTTCAGGGACCTTTGAACTGGACGTCGCTTCCGGAAACATGCAGTGGTCCGAGGGCATGTTTGGGATTCACGGGCTGCGGCCGGGTGACGTGGTGCCCACGTTCGAGGTGCTGATGGCCCACAAGCACCCGGTGGACCGGGAGCCGGTGCGGGCACTGTGGGCGGACCTGCTTGAGGGCGGCGGCCAGGGCGCACTGCTGCACCGGATCATGGACGCCCGGGGCAGGGAGCGGCGCGTTTTTTCGGCCATCCAGGCCGTCGCCGCGCCGTCCGGTCGCGTGGAGCAGGCACGCGGCTTCATGGTGGACGTGACCCAGAGCCTGCGCATCGAGTCCCAGCACGCCGCGTCCGAGGCCATCGAGGGCGCATTCGGGCACAAGGCCGTCATCGAGCAGGCGAAAGGCATGGTCATGGCCCTGCGCAGCCTGGATGCCGAGGCAGCATTCCAGGTCCTGGCCACCAGAAGCCAGCACGCCAACGTCAAGCTGCACCTTGTGGCCGAAGAGTTGATCAGCGCGGCGGCAAACGGCAAGGCCAGGGAAGTGCTGGAAGGGTACTGA
- a CDS encoding esterase/lipase family protein — MSDPGAEARISPLQKALWWAQDYAYAAGWQVRGFLSRVKPESFRNGTRAPVLIIPGVYENWQFMMPLIQAVHDAGHPVHVVTVLQRNKMKVPDAAKLVAQHLEEAGLRDAILVAHSKGGLIGKYAMLSLDPEHRIDRMIAVCAPFSGSRYARYMLLPSLRIFSPKNALTLQMSRELSINSRITSIYGPFDPHIPERSILPGATNIELPVAGHFRILGDPATARIIVEQLNLPA, encoded by the coding sequence ATGAGTGATCCCGGCGCCGAGGCCCGCATCAGTCCGCTGCAAAAAGCCTTGTGGTGGGCCCAGGACTATGCCTACGCCGCGGGCTGGCAGGTCCGCGGATTCCTGTCGCGCGTGAAGCCGGAGTCCTTCCGCAACGGCACCCGCGCGCCCGTGCTGATCATTCCCGGAGTGTACGAGAACTGGCAGTTCATGATGCCGCTCATCCAGGCCGTCCACGACGCCGGACATCCCGTCCACGTGGTGACGGTGCTCCAGCGCAACAAGATGAAGGTCCCGGACGCCGCAAAGCTGGTGGCCCAGCACCTGGAGGAGGCGGGGCTGCGCGATGCCATCCTGGTGGCGCACAGCAAGGGCGGCCTGATCGGCAAATACGCCATGCTGTCGCTGGATCCGGAGCACCGGATCGACCGGATGATCGCCGTGTGCGCACCCTTCTCCGGCTCCCGCTATGCCCGGTACATGCTGTTGCCCAGCCTGCGGATCTTCTCGCCAAAGAACGCCCTGACGCTCCAGATGTCCCGCGAGCTGAGCATCAACAGCCGCATCACCTCCATCTATGGGCCATTCGATCCGCACATACCCGAACGGAGCATCCTGCCCGGGGCCACCAACATCGAACTGCCGGTGGCGGGGCATTTCCGAATCCTTGGCGACCCCGCCACCGCCCGGATCATTGTGGAGCAGCTGAACCTTCCGGCCTGA
- a CDS encoding MFS transporter, protein MTSPDDSPPFSLRSIAVAAFGPTLLYGIGTGAILPVVALSARDLGASVAVAALIVTLIGLGSWFFNLPASLVTLRFGERWSIVGAAVAAGLALAAAATSAVAPNGLLLLAVAMAVVGMSGAVFGLARQKYLTEAVPVAFRARALSTLGGVNRIGVFIGPFAGAAAMQFFGIAGAYWVGVVAMAAAALLSLTIPDLATPDVPLGGHAGPQPTLRSVAVSHAGVFLSLGMGVLLLSALRSSRQVVIPLWADYLGMDATSASLIYGLSGAIDMLVFYPAGKLMDRKGRQWVAVPSTLLMGTALLLIPLAGSFVGLLLAALLIGFGNGISSGLVMTLGADFSPDRGRGQFLGLWRFMADAGSTGGPVLLSGVTALASLGPGISATGLLGFAAAAVFAVVIPRLKHRRNY, encoded by the coding sequence ATGACTTCCCCGGATGACTCCCCGCCCTTCAGCCTGCGCAGCATTGCCGTGGCCGCTTTCGGACCCACGCTGCTCTACGGGATCGGAACCGGGGCCATTCTTCCGGTGGTGGCATTGTCTGCCCGCGACCTGGGCGCCTCGGTGGCCGTGGCAGCGTTGATCGTCACCCTGATCGGGCTGGGTTCCTGGTTCTTCAACCTGCCCGCGTCCCTGGTGACCCTTCGCTTCGGCGAACGCTGGTCCATCGTGGGCGCCGCCGTCGCTGCCGGCCTGGCGCTGGCAGCCGCCGCCACCTCGGCCGTGGCCCCGAACGGACTGTTGCTGCTCGCGGTGGCGATGGCCGTCGTCGGGATGTCCGGGGCGGTGTTTGGCCTTGCCCGGCAGAAGTACCTCACCGAGGCGGTCCCGGTGGCGTTCCGCGCCCGGGCGCTGTCCACACTGGGCGGCGTGAACCGCATTGGCGTGTTCATCGGCCCCTTCGCAGGAGCCGCAGCGATGCAGTTCTTCGGCATCGCCGGAGCCTACTGGGTGGGGGTGGTGGCCATGGCAGCCGCCGCGCTGCTGTCCCTCACCATCCCGGACCTTGCGACGCCGGATGTCCCCCTGGGCGGGCACGCGGGCCCCCAGCCCACGCTTCGGAGCGTGGCGGTGTCGCATGCCGGCGTGTTCCTTTCGCTGGGCATGGGCGTCCTGCTGCTCAGTGCGCTGCGGTCCTCCCGGCAGGTGGTGATCCCGCTGTGGGCGGACTATCTGGGCATGGATGCCACTTCCGCATCCCTTATCTACGGGCTCTCCGGCGCCATCGACATGCTGGTGTTCTATCCCGCCGGGAAACTGATGGACCGCAAGGGGCGGCAGTGGGTGGCGGTTCCGTCCACGCTGCTCATGGGTACGGCGCTGCTCCTGATCCCGCTCGCCGGCTCCTTCGTGGGGCTGCTGCTGGCGGCACTGCTGATCGGCTTTGGCAACGGCATCAGCTCCGGGCTGGTGATGACCCTTGGTGCCGACTTCTCGCCGGACCGCGGCCGCGGCCAGTTCCTGGGGCTCTGGCGGTTCATGGCGGACGCCGGCTCCACCGGCGGCCCCGTCCTCCTCTCCGGGGTGACCGCGCTGGCCTCCCTGGGTCCGGGGATCTCAGCCACGGGCCTGCTGGGGTTCGCGGCGGCGGCCGTGTTCGCCGTCGTCATTCCCCGCCTGAAGCACCGCCGCAACTACTAG
- a CDS encoding recombinase family protein, which produces MTKLIGYARVSTRQPSTDRQRADLLAAGVRPDDLYVDQGVSGARASRPQFDRALDALLEGDTLVITTLDRLGRSTENMLAFADELRTRRAGLRVLNLGGGDVETATPMGSMLFTIMAALAQMEHEIKRECVTDSIIKRREAGKHLGGRPRRVTDRHIRSAVRLVKGGEPAAQVARDLGMSRATF; this is translated from the coding sequence ATGACGAAACTTATTGGCTATGCACGGGTTTCGACGCGGCAGCCGTCCACGGACCGGCAGAGGGCGGATCTTCTCGCCGCCGGCGTTCGGCCCGATGACCTCTACGTCGACCAAGGTGTCTCCGGAGCGCGCGCGTCGCGACCCCAGTTCGATCGAGCGCTCGATGCGCTCCTGGAGGGTGACACCCTCGTCATCACGACTTTGGACCGGCTAGGGCGATCCACCGAGAACATGCTTGCCTTCGCCGACGAACTCCGCACTAGGCGTGCCGGCCTGCGCGTCCTGAACCTGGGCGGAGGCGACGTCGAAACAGCAACACCGATGGGCTCTATGTTGTTCACGATCATGGCCGCCCTCGCGCAAATGGAACACGAGATCAAGCGCGAATGCGTTACGGATTCCATCATCAAGCGAAGGGAAGCTGGCAAGCACCTTGGCGGCCGGCCTCGCCGGGTCACTGATCGTCACATCAGAAGCGCTGTGCGCCTGGTCAAAGGTGGCGAGCCCGCGGCGCAGGTTGCCCGGGATCTCGGTATGTCCCGAGCGACGTTCTAA
- a CDS encoding aldo/keto reductase, translating into MHKRTLGRGLEVSAIGLGCMSMTGGYGSTPERKDMVALLRAAVDRGVTFFDTAEIYGPFANEELVGEALAPCRDQVVIATKFGFDIDPVVRKPRGNVTSDPGHIRAAVEGSLQRLGVEAIDLYYQHRVDPNVPIEDVAGAVKELIEAGKVKHFGMSEAAAGTIQRAHAVQPVTAVQSEYSLWWRRPEEEVLVVCGELGIGFVPYSPLGRGFLTGTLGASRTFDGGNDARANIPRFGPDAMAHNQALVDAVRSIARDKGATPGQIALAWLLAQKPWIVPIPGSRKLDRLEENIAAADLVLTDAELAGLNGLLTGISVQGARYAEDAEARTNL; encoded by the coding sequence ATGCACAAGCGCACACTCGGCCGCGGCCTGGAAGTTTCTGCGATCGGACTTGGCTGCATGAGCATGACCGGCGGCTACGGCAGCACGCCGGAACGGAAAGACATGGTGGCCCTGCTCCGGGCGGCGGTGGACCGCGGCGTCACCTTCTTTGATACTGCCGAAATCTATGGCCCCTTTGCCAACGAGGAACTGGTGGGGGAGGCCCTGGCCCCCTGCCGGGACCAGGTGGTGATCGCCACGAAGTTCGGCTTCGACATCGACCCCGTGGTCCGCAAGCCCCGCGGCAACGTCACCAGTGATCCCGGGCACATCCGCGCCGCAGTGGAGGGCTCCCTGCAGCGGCTCGGCGTGGAGGCGATCGACCTGTACTACCAACACCGGGTGGATCCGAACGTTCCCATCGAAGACGTTGCCGGCGCCGTCAAGGAACTCATCGAGGCCGGCAAGGTGAAGCACTTCGGCATGTCCGAGGCCGCAGCCGGAACCATCCAGCGCGCCCACGCCGTCCAGCCCGTCACCGCCGTCCAAAGCGAATACTCCCTCTGGTGGCGCCGCCCGGAGGAAGAGGTGCTGGTTGTCTGCGGGGAGCTGGGCATCGGTTTCGTCCCCTACAGCCCGCTGGGGCGTGGTTTCCTGACCGGGACGCTGGGCGCATCCAGGACGTTCGACGGCGGCAATGACGCACGTGCCAACATCCCCCGTTTCGGGCCGGACGCCATGGCCCACAACCAGGCTTTGGTGGACGCCGTGCGCAGCATCGCACGGGACAAAGGGGCGACGCCGGGGCAGATCGCCCTGGCCTGGCTCCTGGCCCAAAAGCCGTGGATCGTCCCCATTCCTGGCAGCCGCAAACTGGACCGATTGGAGGAGAACATTGCGGCCGCGGACCTGGTCCTTACAGACGCGGAGCTGGCCGGGCTGAACGGCCTGCTCACCGGGATTTCCGTCCAGGGCGCCAGGTATGCGGAGGACGCGGAGGCCCGGACCAACCTCTAG